From the genome of Biomphalaria glabrata chromosome 1, xgBioGlab47.1, whole genome shotgun sequence, one region includes:
- the LOC106065908 gene encoding transmembrane protein 230-like, producing the protein MPRKLVDKISSKYKRLHNTVAGDGFVDIQFEKPPPKVPYRAILLATGLFVVGSVLIIVGSLLLTGYINAQYSDRTWPLLLLGSLMFIPGVYHVRIAYYAYKGYDGYSYEDIPEFD; encoded by the exons ATGCCTCGAAAACTTGTAGACAAAATCTCTTCCAAGTATAAGAGGCTCCACAACACAGTAGCCGGAGATGGATTTGTAGACATTCAG TTTGAAAAACCACCCCCTAAAGTACCATACAGAGCAATTTTACTAGCAACTGGCCTGTTTGTTGTGGGTAGTGTTCTTATTATTGTGGGATCTTTGCTGTTAACAGGATACATAAATGCTCAG tATTCTGATCGCACATGGCCTTTACTGTTGCTGGGATCCTTAATGTTCATCCCTGGAGTCTATCATGTCCGTATTGCTTACTATGCTTATAAAGGATATGATGGCTACTCATATGAAGACATACCAGAATTTGATTGA
- the LOC106065909 gene encoding glycoprotein-N-acetylgalactosamine 3-beta-galactosyltransferase 1-like has translation MVRLRNLQFCLGVTVGISATFTVLVMRWSWTSIPDTGQESHFKRGTSNNSCPCSSVTDDYNIAQELFQKVRIVCWIMTSPTNLQSRAIHVKNTWTKRCNVVLFMSSVQNASFPTIGLNVSEGRSHLTAKTMKAFKYLYDNHLEDADWFLKADDDTYVIMENLRYLLSEENPKEAIYFGARFKAYVKQGYTSGGGGYVISKEALRRIGSEGFLDKRVCTVDGGPEDVQIGLCLQNLGVRLKPSLDVRGRTRFHCFKPEDVVTAKFPKWYYNFDFDHGKGGMDNISDYAISFHYVKGDTMYALEYFIYHLRPYGIPNRAQTLNVQT, from the exons ATGGTCAGACTGCGTAATCTACAGTTCTGTTTGGGTGTAACTGTTGGGATTAGTGCGACTTTCACTGTACTTGTCATGAGGTGGAGCTGGACGTCGATACCTGACACAGGCCAGGAGTCTCACTTTAAAAGAGGTACTTCTAAT AACTCTTGCCCTTGTTCAAGTGTAACAG ATGATTATAATATCGCTCAAGAACTTTTCCAGAAAGTGCGAATAGTTTGCTGGATAATGACATCTCCTACAAATTTACAAAG CCGAGCTATTCATGTGAAAAATACTTGGACCAAACGCTGTAACGTCGTACTCTTCATGAGCTCTGTCCAAAACGCCAGTTTCCCAACCATTGGCCTCAACGTGAGCGAGGGTAGGTCTCATCTGACAGCCAAGACAATGAAG gCGTTCAAATACCTTTACGACAATCATTTAGAAGACGCTGATTGGTTTCTTAAAGCAGATGACGACACTTACGTCATCATGGAGAATCTGCGATACCTTCTTTCAGAGGAGAACCCAAAAGAGGCCATCTACTTCGGGGCACGCTTTAAAGCCTATGTTAAGCAGGGCTACACCAGCGGAGGAGGTGGTTATGTCATCAGCAAGGAGGCCCTCAGACGCATCGGTTCTGAGGGTTTCCTTGACAAAAGAGTATGTACAGTGGACGGTGGCCCAGAGGATGTTCAGATCGGTTTGTGTTTGCAAAATTTGGGAGTTCGGCTCAAGCCAAGTTTGGATGTCAGGGGCAGAACACGATTTCACTGCTTCAAACCGGAGGATGTCGTGACAGCAAAGTTTCCCAAATGGTATTATAACTTCGACTTTGATCACGGAAAGGGG GGGATGGACAACATCAGCGACTATGCCATCAGTTTCCACTACGTCAAAGGGGACACGATGTACGCCCTTGAATACTTTATCTACCACTTACGTCCTTATGGTATCCCGAATAGAGCACAGACTTTAAACGTTCAAACATAG